Proteins from a genomic interval of Nostoc sp. TCL240-02:
- a CDS encoding LacI family DNA-binding transcriptional regulator, with the protein MNKRRISIEDIARRAGVSHSTVSRALRDNALISPKVREEIKQLAQEMNYVPNAIAQSLQNKRTNTIGVVVTSIADPFFAEVVHGIEQIARPAGLSVLLSASHRDFEQEMAAIDTFHRRRVDGILVADSRISKQHTKQLTQIAIPTVLINSQTEDQSEIFHSVAIDDRLGARLATEHLISLGHTTIGYLGVGDRSRSNRDRLEGYKMALAEAGLPQNPDWVSISDEYNTRISDVATGQNMLSKLLAAEVTGIFCYNDMVAVGALLACQELGILVPRNLSLVGFDGIALGNYVTPALTTVSQPMLEIGGYAMQMLLDLLEEKTVENCVLSPFLVERGSSATLIK; encoded by the coding sequence ATGAATAAACGAAGAATTTCAATTGAAGATATTGCTCGGAGAGCAGGTGTTTCTCATTCTACAGTTTCCCGTGCTTTGCGAGATAATGCTCTCATTAGCCCGAAAGTGCGAGAGGAAATTAAGCAACTGGCGCAGGAGATGAACTATGTGCCAAATGCTATTGCTCAAAGCTTGCAAAATAAACGTACTAATACCATTGGTGTAGTAGTCACTTCCATTGCAGATCCCTTTTTTGCCGAGGTAGTACACGGTATTGAACAGATAGCCAGACCAGCCGGCTTGAGTGTTTTGTTAAGTGCTTCACACCGAGATTTTGAGCAAGAAATGGCAGCTATTGATACTTTTCATCGCCGGAGAGTAGACGGAATATTAGTAGCCGACTCACGAATTAGCAAACAGCATACAAAGCAACTAACCCAAATTGCTATACCAACAGTTCTGATTAATAGCCAGACTGAAGATCAATCCGAAATATTTCACTCAGTGGCAATAGACGATCGCTTAGGTGCTAGATTAGCCACAGAGCATTTAATAAGTTTGGGACACACCACCATTGGTTATCTGGGTGTAGGCGATCGCAGCAGGTCAAACCGCGATCGCCTAGAAGGATATAAAATGGCTCTTGCTGAAGCTGGTTTACCACAAAATCCTGATTGGGTTTCAATTAGTGATGAATATAATACCAGAATCAGCGATGTCGCCACCGGACAAAATATGCTATCTAAACTATTGGCTGCTGAAGTAACAGGCATCTTTTGTTACAACGATATGGTGGCGGTTGGCGCTTTGTTAGCTTGTCAAGAACTAGGTATTTTAGTACCACGAAATTTAAGCCTGGTTGGATTTGATGGTATTGCTTTAGGTAATTACGTTACGCCAGCACTTACAACAGTTAGCCAGCCGATGTTAGAAATTGGTGGCTATGCCATGCAAATGTTACTCGATTTATTAGAAGAAAAAACTGTGGAGAACTGCGTTTTATCTCCTTTTTTAGTAGAGCGTGGTAGTAGTGCAACATTAATAAAGTAA
- a CDS encoding gluconokinase yields MIIIVMGVSGSGKTTIGKLLADSLGWEFSDADSFHSPENVEKMRRGIPLTEADRMPWLQDLQTAIKHWLQENKNIVLACSALKDSYRQFLVSDRELTKLVYLKGHYELIQARLKERSNHYMSEKLLNSQFDTLEEPLDAISMEVAQPPQIIVQNIKTALKI; encoded by the coding sequence ATGATTATTATCGTCATGGGTGTATCCGGTTCTGGCAAAACCACCATAGGAAAACTGCTAGCAGACTCTTTAGGCTGGGAGTTTAGTGATGCTGATAGTTTCCACTCGCCAGAGAATGTTGAAAAAATGCGACGCGGTATCCCGTTGACTGAAGCTGACAGGATGCCTTGGTTGCAAGATTTGCAAACAGCCATAAAACATTGGCTGCAAGAAAATAAAAATATCGTGCTGGCGTGTTCGGCTTTAAAAGACAGCTATCGGCAATTTTTGGTATCGGATAGGGAGCTTACTAAACTAGTGTACCTGAAAGGGCATTATGAATTGATTCAAGCGCGGTTGAAAGAGCGTAGCAATCATTACATGAGCGAAAAACTCCTCAATAGCCAGTTTGATACTCTCGAAGAACCATTAGATGCCATATCTATGGAGGTTGCACAACCACCCCAGATAATTGTCCAGAACATTAAAACGGCTTTGAAGATTTAG
- a CDS encoding DUF1815 family protein codes for MFLRLAQQHQEFVQDLVINLQALTIILERRGYSASCYTCGNQMKSASFMVSLREKHLIRFVVSDYGITWMELWDDRELMKLEGAEAVKQLQELANIVKHSSPIELTT; via the coding sequence GTGTTTCTAAGATTAGCGCAACAACATCAAGAATTCGTCCAAGACTTGGTAATAAACCTGCAAGCCTTAACAATTATACTTGAGCGGCGTGGTTATTCTGCGTCATGTTACACGTGCGGCAACCAAATGAAAAGTGCTTCATTTATGGTTAGCCTGCGAGAAAAGCATCTGATTCGTTTTGTCGTGTCTGATTATGGTATTACTTGGATGGAATTGTGGGACGATCGCGAATTAATGAAGTTAGAGGGTGCAGAAGCAGTAAAACAACTTCAAGAGTTAGCTAATATCGTCAAGCATTCATCTCCCATAGAATTGACAACGTAA
- a CDS encoding inositol oxygenase family protein: MSQILKNSIEQDQYNPLHSLEEWEKDLLNRYPDPDSIVKEGKTTQEYRNYETSTRDTVKEFYRLNHINQTYNFVLEKEKNFLKFDKKEMSVWDAVEFLNQLVDDSDPDTDMDQLQHLLQTSEAIRADGHPDWMVLTGFFHDMGKVLCLFGEPQWATVGDTYPVGCAFSDKIVFSEFFKENPDYNNPNYNTKYGIYEPNCGLINVHMSWGHDEYFYQMMKNYLPEPALYMLRYHSFYPQHRENAYNHLMDNRDREMFKWVKLFNPYDLYSKNPTPPDWQKLKPYYEDLVAKYLPATLKF, translated from the coding sequence ATGTCTCAAATTCTCAAGAATTCCATCGAACAAGATCAATACAATCCATTACATTCGCTAGAAGAGTGGGAAAAAGACTTACTTAATCGTTATCCCGATCCAGATAGCATAGTTAAAGAAGGTAAAACCACTCAAGAGTATAGGAATTATGAAACCTCTACCAGAGACACGGTAAAAGAATTTTATCGGTTAAATCATATTAATCAAACATATAATTTTGTTCTTGAGAAAGAAAAGAATTTTCTCAAGTTTGATAAAAAAGAAATGTCTGTTTGGGATGCAGTTGAATTTTTAAATCAATTAGTAGATGATTCAGATCCCGATACAGATATGGATCAGTTACAGCATCTATTACAAACATCAGAAGCCATACGCGCTGATGGTCATCCTGATTGGATGGTACTTACCGGCTTCTTTCACGATATGGGGAAGGTACTTTGTCTATTTGGTGAGCCTCAATGGGCTACTGTAGGTGATACTTATCCTGTTGGTTGTGCATTCTCAGATAAAATTGTTTTTTCAGAATTTTTCAAAGAAAACCCTGATTACAATAATCCCAATTACAACACTAAATATGGTATTTACGAACCGAATTGTGGATTGATTAATGTACATATGTCATGGGGTCATGATGAGTATTTCTATCAGATGATGAAAAACTATTTACCTGAACCTGCATTGTACATGCTTCGCTATCACTCATTTTATCCTCAACACCGCGAAAACGCATATAACCATTTGATGGATAATCGCGATCGCGAAATGTTTAAATGGGTTAAATTATTTAATCCTTATGATTTGTATTCAAAAAACCCTACTCCTCCTGATTGGCAAAAGTTAAAACCATACTACGAAGATTTAGTGGCTAAATATTTACCTGCGACGTTAAAGTTTTAA
- a CDS encoding ABC transporter substrate-binding protein, with translation MKTIWLIMGILSFTVVGCTNSAQNNSSTTNTATNTSLETTVNSPSRKLQTIGVALGDLGNPFYNAVQKGAETEAKRIGGNIRVNAVSSGFDLNQQSNQIENFTAANTDLIILSAVDKKGVKPVIDQARLAGKVVIAVDSAVDADVDAMISSNNTQAGEVACQYIADRLKGQGSVVILNGTPMDSINQRVSGCEKSLSKYPNIKLISKDQNAEGTRDGGLRVMSDLLTTFPKIDAVFATNDQSGVGADLAARQARRKEFFIVGVDGSPDATKAMEDKDGVFAATAAQNPAGMAEKAVQIGNDIIQGKKPESSDILIPVKLVTRDNLSSYKGW, from the coding sequence ATGAAGACAATTTGGCTCATAATGGGCATATTAAGTTTCACTGTTGTTGGTTGTACAAATAGCGCTCAAAATAATAGCTCTACTACTAATACTGCTACCAACACTAGTTTAGAGACTACAGTTAATAGTCCAAGTAGAAAATTACAAACAATCGGTGTCGCCTTGGGTGACTTGGGAAACCCTTTCTATAATGCAGTACAAAAGGGTGCGGAGACAGAAGCTAAGAGAATTGGCGGTAATATTAGAGTTAATGCGGTTTCCAGTGGCTTTGATTTGAACCAACAAAGCAATCAAATTGAAAATTTTACTGCTGCGAATACTGATTTAATTATCCTCAGTGCTGTTGATAAAAAAGGAGTTAAACCAGTAATTGACCAAGCAAGGCTTGCAGGTAAGGTTGTCATTGCAGTAGATTCAGCCGTTGATGCAGATGTAGATGCAATGATTAGCTCTAACAATACCCAAGCTGGTGAAGTTGCTTGTCAATATATTGCCGATCGCCTCAAAGGTCAAGGTAGTGTAGTCATTCTCAACGGTACGCCGATGGATTCAATCAATCAGCGAGTTAGTGGCTGCGAGAAATCATTATCTAAATATCCTAATATCAAACTCATCTCTAAAGACCAAAACGCCGAAGGGACAAGAGATGGAGGATTGAGAGTGATGAGTGATTTACTTACAACCTTTCCTAAAATAGATGCCGTTTTTGCCACGAACGATCAAAGCGGTGTGGGTGCAGACTTAGCAGCTAGACAAGCAAGACGTAAAGAATTTTTTATTGTTGGGGTTGACGGTTCGCCAGATGCAACCAAAGCAATGGAAGACAAAGATGGTGTATTTGCTGCAACTGCGGCGCAAAATCCCGCAGGTATGGCCGAAAAAGCAGTTCAGATTGGCAACGATATCATCCAGGGTAAAAAACCTGAGTCATCTGACATTCTGATTCCAGTCAAGTTGGTTACTAGAGATAACCTCAGCAGCTACAAAGGCTGGTAA
- a CDS encoding ABC transporter substrate-binding protein — translation MKKIAFTSSVKLRVIAASILGIISGSLVGCTNGSPDSNSATNPDTKPVTNTSAETKTATGNSKLRSVAFTVGDLSNPFFVLMGQATEAEAKKIGGKDVNVTVVSSAYDLNQQSNQIENFTASNTDIIIVNAADKSGIKPAIEKAKQAGRVVIAVDTGAEGGVDATITTNNVQAGEVSCKYIADRLKGKGNVVIVNGPPVDSVIQRVSGCESVLSKYPDIKILSKNQNAEGSRDGGLRVMTDLLTTFPKIDAVFAINDPSGVGAELAANQAQRKDFFIVGVDGAPEAITAIAAKDSIYAATATQNPRGMAEKAVQVGNDILNGKKPSNPTILIPVKLITKDNVSTEKGWK, via the coding sequence ATGAAAAAGATTGCGTTCACTTCTAGTGTTAAGCTTCGCGTAATCGCAGCTAGCATACTAGGTATCATCAGTGGTAGTCTTGTCGGTTGTACAAATGGTTCTCCTGATAGCAATAGTGCCACTAACCCCGATACAAAACCCGTTACAAATACTAGTGCAGAGACAAAAACTGCCACCGGGAATTCAAAATTGCGATCGGTAGCCTTCACAGTTGGCGATTTAAGTAACCCTTTCTTTGTCCTCATGGGACAAGCAACTGAGGCAGAAGCAAAGAAAATTGGCGGTAAAGATGTCAATGTTACTGTAGTTTCCAGTGCTTATGACCTGAATCAACAATCTAATCAAATTGAAAATTTTACTGCTTCTAATACTGACATAATTATCGTCAATGCTGCTGATAAAAGTGGCATTAAACCAGCAATTGAAAAGGCAAAACAAGCAGGTAGAGTTGTCATTGCTGTAGATACAGGTGCTGAAGGAGGCGTGGATGCCACCATCACTACTAATAATGTTCAAGCTGGAGAAGTTAGTTGCAAATATATTGCCGATCGCCTCAAAGGTAAAGGCAATGTAGTAATAGTTAATGGACCGCCAGTGGACTCAGTAATTCAGCGAGTTAGTGGCTGCGAGAGTGTACTTTCCAAATATCCCGATATTAAAATCCTTTCTAAAAACCAGAATGCAGAAGGGAGTCGGGATGGAGGACTGAGAGTTATGACTGATTTGCTTACCACCTTCCCGAAAATTGATGCAGTTTTTGCCATCAACGATCCGAGTGGAGTTGGTGCAGAACTAGCAGCAAACCAAGCACAACGTAAAGATTTCTTTATTGTCGGGGTTGATGGTGCGCCAGAAGCAATCACTGCGATCGCAGCTAAAGATAGTATATATGCTGCAACCGCCACTCAAAATCCGCGAGGGATGGCTGAAAAAGCAGTTCAGGTTGGAAACGACATTTTAAATGGCAAGAAACCTAGCAATCCCACAATTTTGATTCCAGTTAAACTGATCACAAAAGATAATGTCAGCACAGAAAAAGGCTGGAAATAA
- a CDS encoding sugar ABC transporter ATP-binding protein, with the protein MTASIETSFPDAPTTTPVLEMQGITKRFHGVSALQNVNLTIYLGEVHALMGENGAGKSTLMKILAGAYIADEGEIRINGQPLKITDPATARKAGINLIYQELNVAPNLTVTENMFMGSELRRGQFLDRKAMQLEAEQVLESLGANFTAQTIVGTLSIAEQQQVEIARALKDKSRVLVMDEPTAALSDRESDHLFEVIRKLRNDGIAIIYISHRMEEIYALADRISVLRDGQYIGSLTRSEISPQRLVQMMVGRSMQDFYEHQRQMNPGPVVLSVRNMSDARQKIEPASFELHAGEILGLAGLVGAGRTELSRLIFGADRKASGEVFLNGKKLEINSPSDAIAAGIGYVPEDRKDQGLFLEMSARKNIAINTLKQDAKAGIVNWPSVNRLSTDAVENFNIRLANLEIRALDLSGGNQQKLLLARWLAIKPRVLMLDEPTRGVDIGAKSEIYRIMSELAAQGVAILMVSSELSEIVGMSDRVLVMREGQLVGELDGSLGKEITQEKIMHYATGASEVSAL; encoded by the coding sequence ATGACAGCAAGTATTGAAACCTCATTTCCTGATGCACCAACCACCACCCCTGTATTAGAAATGCAAGGGATTACCAAACGATTTCATGGTGTATCTGCGCTCCAAAATGTTAATCTCACGATTTATCTGGGAGAAGTTCACGCCCTCATGGGTGAAAATGGAGCAGGCAAAAGCACATTGATGAAAATCCTGGCTGGGGCTTACATTGCCGATGAAGGAGAAATTCGCATCAATGGTCAACCTCTGAAAATTACCGATCCGGCGACAGCACGTAAGGCGGGAATTAATCTTATTTATCAAGAATTGAACGTTGCACCTAATTTAACCGTTACCGAAAATATGTTTATGGGTAGCGAGTTGCGGCGGGGTCAGTTTTTAGACCGCAAAGCCATGCAACTAGAAGCAGAGCAAGTACTAGAAAGCCTGGGAGCCAATTTTACAGCGCAGACTATAGTTGGTACTTTATCGATCGCAGAACAGCAGCAAGTGGAAATTGCCAGGGCACTGAAAGATAAAAGCCGCGTTTTGGTGATGGATGAGCCAACAGCAGCATTATCTGACCGCGAGAGCGACCATTTATTTGAAGTAATTCGCAAACTTCGGAATGATGGTATTGCGATTATTTACATCAGCCATCGGATGGAAGAAATCTATGCCTTAGCTGACCGGATTAGCGTACTGCGCGATGGTCAATATATTGGTAGTCTGACACGCAGCGAAATTTCTCCACAGCGATTGGTGCAGATGATGGTTGGTCGCTCCATGCAAGACTTTTACGAACATCAACGGCAAATGAATCCTGGTCCTGTGGTGCTGTCAGTCAGAAATATGAGTGATGCTCGTCAGAAGATTGAGCCGGCTAGCTTTGAACTTCATGCAGGGGAAATTCTCGGTTTAGCGGGGTTAGTTGGTGCAGGACGCACAGAACTATCCCGACTGATTTTTGGTGCTGACCGCAAAGCCAGTGGTGAAGTATTCCTGAATGGCAAAAAACTAGAAATTAATTCGCCCAGTGATGCGATCGCTGCGGGAATTGGCTACGTCCCAGAAGACCGCAAAGACCAAGGTTTATTTCTAGAGATGAGCGCCCGCAAGAATATTGCTATCAATACACTCAAGCAGGATGCTAAAGCTGGAATTGTTAACTGGCCTTCAGTTAATCGGCTGTCAACAGACGCAGTAGAAAACTTTAATATCCGCCTAGCTAATTTGGAAATTAGAGCGTTGGATCTTTCCGGTGGGAATCAACAGAAGCTACTGCTAGCGCGTTGGTTAGCCATTAAACCGAGAGTACTGATGTTAGATGAGCCGACACGCGGCGTAGATATCGGTGCTAAAAGCGAAATTTACCGAATTATGAGTGAATTGGCAGCACAAGGTGTAGCTATTTTAATGGTTTCCAGCGAACTATCAGAGATTGTCGGCATGAGCGATCGCGTCTTGGTGATGCGAGAGGGACAACTAGTAGGCGAACTGGACGGCAGTCTTGGCAAAGAAATCACCCAAGAAAAGATTATGCATTATGCAACTGGAGCATCGGAGGTATCAGCATTATGA
- a CDS encoding ribose ABC transporter permease, translating into MSQTVRPPANKLANNPASRNRKSISTLLEVAGILPILVIICILFAFLSPNFLTGGNIVNILRQASINIVLATGMTFVILTGGIDLSVGSILAVSAVVGLLVSLLPALSWAAVPAALLAGLLLGLVNGALITFLDVPPFIVTLGSLTALRGVAFLIAKGTTLINRDINFAWVGNSYVGPLPWLVIIALLTVIASWFVLRQTVLGVQIYAVGGNERAARLTGIKVNRVLLFVYGISGLLAGLGGIMSASRLYSASGILGQGYELDAIAAVILGGTSFTGGIGTIGGTLLGALIIAILNNGLTLLNLSYFWQLVVKGLVIILAVMIDRLRRRSRR; encoded by the coding sequence ATGAGTCAGACAGTCAGACCGCCGGCCAATAAATTAGCCAACAATCCCGCATCCCGCAACCGGAAATCAATCAGCACTCTGTTGGAAGTTGCGGGTATTCTGCCGATTTTAGTAATTATCTGCATCTTATTTGCATTCCTTTCTCCCAACTTTCTCACAGGCGGTAACATCGTTAATATCTTGCGTCAGGCATCAATCAATATTGTGCTGGCGACAGGAATGACCTTTGTAATTCTCACCGGAGGTATTGACCTATCAGTTGGGTCAATATTGGCCGTTTCTGCCGTAGTTGGATTGCTGGTATCGCTACTCCCAGCTTTAAGTTGGGCGGCTGTACCTGCTGCATTGCTAGCAGGATTGCTTTTAGGCTTAGTTAACGGCGCTCTCATCACCTTTTTGGATGTGCCACCTTTTATTGTCACGCTGGGTTCACTTACAGCTTTGCGGGGTGTGGCCTTTTTGATTGCCAAAGGGACAACGCTGATTAACCGGGACATCAACTTTGCTTGGGTGGGTAATAGTTATGTCGGCCCTCTGCCGTGGCTAGTAATCATTGCGCTACTCACCGTAATCGCTAGCTGGTTTGTATTGCGGCAAACAGTTTTAGGAGTGCAGATATATGCGGTAGGTGGTAACGAACGGGCAGCCAGATTAACAGGGATTAAAGTTAATCGAGTATTGCTATTTGTCTATGGTATTAGCGGGTTACTGGCAGGCTTAGGAGGAATCATGAGTGCCAGCCGTCTATATAGTGCCAGTGGCATCTTAGGTCAAGGTTATGAATTAGATGCGATCGCAGCTGTTATTCTTGGTGGAACCAGCTTTACAGGTGGTATTGGTACCATTGGTGGCACTCTTTTAGGTGCATTAATTATTGCTATTCTCAACAATGGTTTAACTCTGTTGAACCTGTCTTACTTCTGGCAACTAGTCGTCAAAGGACTAGTAATTATTTTGGCAGTCATGATTGACCGACTCCGCAGACGTTCAAGAAGGTAA
- a CDS encoding sugar porter family MFS transporter: MTDSADVQEGKGDWGERITKLMPNAQCPIPHSQFPIPNSPFPIPHSQYIMTTTTRRKSNTFYVILIAGAAALGGFLFGFDTAVINGAVLSLAKAFNTSSWVTGLAVSLALLGSAVGAFFAGQIADRYGRVKAMVVASALFTISAIGSGFAFTIWDFIFWRVLGGIGIGVASVIAPAYIAECSPTHLRGRLGSLQQLAIVVGIFIALLSDYFIAVSAGSADSPFLFGVAAWRWMFWTAVPPAIFYGMVALTIPESPRYLVAKGREPEAANVLSKILGGDVLAKIEEIRQTVLRERQPKFSDLLSRSGGLLPIVWVGIGLSVLQQFVGINVIFYYSSVLWRAVGFSEKDSLSITVITGAVNIITTLIAIAFVDKFGRKPLLIIGSIGMTLTLGTMAYIFGNAPLDAAGNPALAGSAGTVALIAANLYVFCFGFSWGPVVWVLLGEMFNNKIRAAALSIAAAIQWVANFVISTTFPPILQYFGLGSAYGLYTIAAATSFFFILFFIKETKGIELEDM, encoded by the coding sequence TTGACCGACTCCGCAGACGTTCAAGAAGGTAAAGGGGACTGGGGAGAAAGAATAACTAAATTAATGCCCAATGCCCAATGCCCAATTCCCCATTCCCAATTCCCCATTCCCAATTCCCCATTCCCAATTCCCCATTCCCAATATATTATGACTACTACTACTCGTCGTAAATCCAACACATTTTATGTCATTTTGATTGCTGGTGCTGCTGCTCTCGGCGGCTTTCTCTTCGGTTTTGACACCGCAGTAATCAACGGCGCAGTTTTATCTTTAGCAAAAGCTTTTAACACCAGTAGTTGGGTGACAGGGCTGGCAGTGTCCCTAGCGTTGCTGGGATCTGCCGTAGGAGCCTTCTTTGCCGGACAGATTGCAGACCGTTATGGTCGAGTCAAGGCAATGGTGGTTGCTTCGGCGTTGTTTACTATCAGTGCCATTGGCTCTGGGTTTGCCTTCACTATCTGGGATTTTATTTTTTGGCGAGTATTGGGTGGGATTGGAATCGGTGTTGCTAGCGTTATCGCACCAGCTTACATTGCGGAATGTTCTCCTACCCATTTGCGAGGAAGATTAGGATCTCTGCAACAATTAGCGATCGTAGTGGGAATTTTCATCGCCTTATTAAGCGACTACTTTATCGCTGTTTCAGCAGGTTCAGCAGACTCGCCGTTTTTGTTTGGGGTTGCAGCCTGGCGCTGGATGTTTTGGACAGCAGTTCCGCCTGCTATATTCTATGGGATGGTGGCTTTAACAATTCCTGAATCCCCCCGTTACTTAGTTGCCAAAGGACGGGAGCCAGAAGCTGCTAACGTTCTAAGCAAGATTTTGGGGGGTGATGTGCTGGCAAAAATTGAAGAAATTCGGCAGACAGTACTTCGCGAACGCCAGCCTAAATTTTCTGACCTGTTGAGTAGAAGTGGCGGACTTCTCCCAATTGTTTGGGTAGGAATAGGCTTATCTGTATTACAGCAATTTGTTGGGATTAATGTAATTTTCTACTACAGCAGTGTTTTATGGCGGGCAGTCGGGTTTTCTGAAAAAGATTCCCTAAGCATCACGGTGATTACAGGAGCAGTCAACATTATTACAACATTGATTGCGATCGCCTTCGTAGATAAATTTGGTCGCAAGCCTTTGCTCATAATAGGTTCAATTGGCATGACCTTGACCTTGGGGACAATGGCTTATATTTTTGGCAACGCTCCCCTAGATGCTGCTGGAAACCCCGCCCTCGCCGGAAGCGCTGGGACTGTGGCTCTGATTGCAGCCAACCTCTATGTATTTTGCTTCGGTTTCTCCTGGGGGCCAGTAGTTTGGGTATTGTTGGGAGAAATGTTTAATAACAAGATTCGAGCGGCTGCACTTTCAATTGCAGCAGCAATCCAATGGGTTGCGAATTTCGTTATTTCCACAACATTTCCTCCCATACTGCAATATTTCGGTCTAGGTTCTGCCTATGGACTTTATACAATTGCGGCGGCTACCTCATTCTTTTTCATTCTCTTTTTTATTAAAGAAACCAAAGGAATTGAGTTAGAAGACATGTAA
- a CDS encoding Gfo/Idh/MocA family oxidoreductase: METLNTALCSYGLSGRVFHAPFIDLHPGFQLAGSWERSKKLIQEDYLGAKSYPSLEALLADDRVMLVVVNTPTYTHYDYTKQALLADKHVVVEKAFTTTVKEAEQLNELALKQGKKLSIYQNRRWDSDFKTVKKVIQEGLLGDIIEAEFQFQKYKPALSHKQHVEVPSPGAGILNNLGPHLIDQAFHLFGMPDAIFADIRITRVRSQVDDYFELILYYDKLRVKLKAGFLVREPTPAYIIHGTKGSFLKSRADAQEEYLVAGIKPNTLDWYTEPESEYGLLHTEKDTKIIREKVKSSQGSYLGYYDAVYKSIVDNQPIAVTAEDGINVMRIIEAAIKSSNEQKVIALL, encoded by the coding sequence ATGGAAACTCTCAATACGGCTCTTTGTTCTTATGGTTTGTCCGGTAGGGTTTTTCATGCACCGTTCATTGATTTGCATCCCGGTTTTCAATTAGCAGGCTCTTGGGAAAGAAGTAAAAAGCTGATACAGGAAGATTATCTAGGAGCAAAAAGCTATCCTTCTTTAGAAGCATTATTAGCCGACGATCGAGTAATGTTGGTAGTAGTAAACACACCAACTTATACACATTATGATTATACTAAACAGGCTTTGCTAGCAGACAAACATGTAGTGGTAGAAAAAGCATTTACTACTACAGTGAAAGAAGCAGAACAACTGAATGAATTGGCATTAAAACAGGGAAAGAAATTATCTATATATCAAAATCGCAGGTGGGATAGTGATTTTAAAACAGTAAAAAAAGTGATCCAAGAAGGCTTGCTGGGTGATATTATTGAAGCAGAATTTCAATTTCAAAAATATAAACCAGCACTCAGCCACAAACAACATGTAGAAGTTCCAAGTCCAGGTGCAGGAATATTAAACAATTTAGGACCGCACTTAATAGACCAAGCTTTTCATTTATTTGGGATGCCTGATGCTATTTTTGCAGATATCCGAATCACAAGAGTGCGATCGCAGGTAGATGATTATTTTGAGTTGATACTATACTACGACAAGCTACGCGTTAAGTTAAAAGCAGGTTTCCTAGTGCGTGAGCCTACACCTGCCTACATCATACATGGCACAAAGGGTTCTTTTCTCAAAAGCAGAGCCGATGCCCAAGAAGAGTATTTAGTAGCAGGTATTAAGCCTAATACACTTGATTGGTATACAGAGCCAGAAAGTGAATATGGCTTGCTGCATACAGAAAAAGACACAAAAATAATTCGGGAAAAAGTAAAAAGCTCACAGGGCAGTTATTTAGGCTATTACGACGCGGTATATAAATCTATTGTTGATAATCAGCCAATTGCTGTTACTGCCGAAGACGGAATTAATGTCATGCGGATTATAGAAGCAGCTATTAAAAGCAGTAATGAGCAAAAAGTTATAGCGTTGCTTTAA